A window from Pseudomonas kribbensis encodes these proteins:
- the dusA gene encoding tRNA dihydrouridine(20/20a) synthase DusA encodes MPPITATPAPLSRRFSVAPMMDWTDRHCRFFLRLLSKNALLYTEMVTTGALLNGDHERFLRHNEAEHSLALQLGGSVPLDLAACARMAQEHGYDEVNLNVGCPSDRVQNNMIGACLMGHPQLVADCVKAMRDAVSIPVTVKHRIGINGRDSYEELCDFVGTVRDAGCTSFTVHARIAILEGLSPKENRDIPPLRYDVAARLKADFPELEIILNGGIKTMEACHEHLQTFDGVMLGREAYHNPYLLAEVDQQLFGSSAPVITRAEALAQLRPYIAEHLATGGAMHHITRHVLGLGTGFPGARKFRQLLSVDIHKAKDPLALLDQAAELLAGR; translated from the coding sequence ATGCCCCCAATCACCGCCACACCCGCCCCACTCTCCCGCCGTTTCTCCGTCGCGCCGATGATGGATTGGACTGACCGTCACTGCCGGTTCTTCCTACGCCTATTGTCGAAAAACGCCCTGCTCTACACCGAAATGGTCACCACCGGCGCTCTGCTTAACGGCGATCACGAACGTTTCCTCCGTCATAACGAAGCCGAGCACTCGCTAGCGTTGCAGTTGGGCGGTAGTGTCCCGCTGGACCTCGCCGCTTGCGCGCGTATGGCGCAGGAGCACGGTTATGACGAGGTGAATCTGAACGTTGGCTGCCCGAGTGATCGGGTGCAGAACAATATGATCGGTGCGTGCCTGATGGGGCATCCGCAGTTGGTGGCGGATTGTGTGAAGGCGATGCGTGATGCGGTGTCGATTCCGGTGACGGTGAAGCATCGGATCGGGATCAACGGGCGGGACAGTTATGAGGAGCTGTGCGATTTCGTCGGCACGGTGCGGGATGCCGGGTGCACCAGTTTTACGGTGCATGCGCGGATTGCGATTCTGGAAGGGTTGTCGCCGAAGGAGAACCGTGACATTCCGCCGCTGCGTTATGACGTGGCGGCGCGGTTGAAGGCGGATTTTCCGGAGCTGGAGATCATTCTGAACGGCGGGATCAAGACGATGGAGGCCTGCCATGAGCATTTGCAGACCTTTGACGGGGTGATGCTAGGCCGTGAGGCTTATCACAATCCGTATCTGCTGGCCGAGGTGGATCAGCAGTTGTTCGGCAGTTCGGCGCCGGTGATTACGCGGGCCGAGGCGTTGGCGCAACTACGGCCTTATATTGCCGAGCATCTGGCGACTGGCGGGGCGATGCATCACATCACGCGCCATGTGCTGGGCCTGGGCACCGGTTTCCCGGGGGCGCGCAAGTTTCGGCAGTTGTTGTCGGTGGATATTCACAAGGCCAAGGATCCGTTGGCGTTGCTGGATCAGGCGGCGGAGTTGTTGGCGGGTCGTTGA
- a CDS encoding DUF2388 domain-containing protein, translated as MPAFSRVLFKRFTLLALLSTLYASAYASCDFLKGCGEGGDGPFQSTQMSGFLVFTTTMVTVDGMSDISGLKKRVYSVEEIEAARYFLASDGMLQAAYFTSALQRFRRESPDTELSDLAIATLISSQ; from the coding sequence ATGCCCGCGTTCAGCCGCGTTTTATTCAAGCGTTTCACCCTCCTCGCTTTACTCTCGACTCTCTATGCAAGCGCCTATGCATCCTGTGATTTTTTGAAGGGGTGCGGTGAGGGGGGAGATGGCCCTTTTCAATCTACCCAGATGTCTGGTTTTCTGGTTTTCACGACGACGATGGTCACAGTCGACGGGATGTCGGACATTTCCGGGCTGAAAAAGCGTGTGTATTCGGTAGAGGAAATAGAAGCGGCACGTTATTTCCTCGCCAGCGACGGCATGCTGCAAGCCGCATATTTCACGTCAGCCTTGCAGCGTTTTCGTCGGGAATCACCTGATACAGAGTTAAGCGACCTCGCCATCGCCACTCTGATCAGCAGTCAGTGA
- a CDS encoding undecaprenyl-diphosphate phosphatase, whose translation MDLLTLFKVLVLGAVEGLTEFLPISSTGHQIIVADLLDFGGERAMAFNIIIQLGAILAVVWEFRPKIFEIVKGLPTQRNAQRFTLNLLIAFFPAVILGVLFADAIHHYLFNPITVAVALVVGGIVMLWAEKRNHVVSVEHVDDMAWSDALKIGFVQCLAMIPGTSRSGSTIIGGLLFGLSRKAATEFSFFLAMPTMVGAAVYSGYKYRDLFQAGDLPVFALGFVTAFVFAMIAVRGLLKFIANHSYAAFAWYRIAFGLLILATWVFGWVNWTEATA comes from the coding sequence ATGGATTTACTGACCTTGTTCAAGGTATTGGTTTTAGGTGCGGTAGAAGGTCTCACCGAGTTCTTGCCCATCTCCAGTACGGGCCACCAGATTATCGTTGCCGACTTGCTCGACTTCGGTGGCGAACGCGCGATGGCGTTCAACATCATTATTCAACTGGGCGCCATTCTTGCCGTCGTCTGGGAGTTTCGCCCGAAGATCTTCGAAATCGTCAAAGGCCTGCCGACCCAGCGCAATGCACAGCGCTTCACCCTTAATCTGCTGATCGCATTCTTTCCGGCCGTAATTCTGGGCGTGTTATTCGCCGATGCCATTCATCATTACCTGTTTAACCCGATCACCGTGGCGGTCGCACTGGTGGTGGGCGGTATCGTGATGTTGTGGGCCGAAAAACGAAATCATGTGGTGAGTGTCGAGCACGTCGACGACATGGCCTGGTCCGACGCGCTGAAGATCGGTTTCGTACAGTGCCTGGCGATGATTCCCGGCACCTCGCGCTCCGGCTCCACCATCATCGGCGGCCTGCTGTTCGGCCTGTCGCGTAAAGCCGCCACGGAGTTCTCATTCTTCCTGGCAATGCCGACCATGGTCGGCGCGGCGGTGTACTCCGGCTACAAATACCGCGACCTGTTCCAGGCAGGCGACCTGCCGGTCTTCGCCCTGGGCTTCGTCACCGCATTCGTGTTCGCGATGATCGCCGTACGCGGTCTGCTCAAGTTCATTGCGAACCACAGCTACGCCGCGTTCGCCTGGTACCGGATCGCGTTTGGTTTGCTGATCCTGGCGACGTGGGTGTTTGGCTGGGTGAACTGGACGGAAGCGACTGCCTGA
- a CDS encoding winged helix-turn-helix domain-containing protein has translation MMLTGNLATRSSHQTNDAPGVLALARTRAVAEHFRALIAKHVQTGLALEADSFTSSYQPNEYHGAYRAIFIVIDTPQALEDNLALVENLRTENLKPIICAVITGRGAHNKIKYHLAGADFCIKLNTLSDEGGELLSEFFSSEEWLRDIDLILDPTRICLSDTSKKLDISFAEMKILEAFSQTSNHILSHDEIAGIMGLNTHFYDPRALEKSISRLRGKIKDVYGTNAIQSIRGYGYRLMRGLISTA, from the coding sequence ATGATGCTTACAGGGAACTTAGCGACTAGAAGCTCGCACCAGACAAACGACGCGCCAGGTGTTCTTGCCCTGGCGCGTACCCGTGCTGTGGCCGAACACTTCAGAGCGCTAATCGCCAAACATGTGCAGACCGGTCTGGCGCTGGAAGCCGACTCTTTCACTAGTTCATATCAGCCAAACGAATATCACGGCGCCTATCGCGCCATTTTCATCGTCATCGATACTCCGCAAGCACTGGAAGACAATCTGGCGCTGGTGGAGAACCTGCGCACCGAGAACTTGAAGCCGATCATTTGTGCGGTGATTACCGGTCGCGGCGCCCACAACAAGATCAAATACCATCTTGCCGGTGCAGACTTCTGTATCAAGCTCAATACCCTTTCCGATGAGGGCGGCGAGTTGCTGAGTGAGTTCTTCAGCAGTGAAGAATGGCTGCGTGACATTGATCTGATACTGGACCCGACCCGTATCTGCCTCTCCGACACCAGCAAGAAACTGGACATTTCCTTTGCCGAGATGAAGATCCTGGAAGCGTTTTCGCAAACCAGCAATCACATTCTCAGCCATGACGAAATCGCCGGCATCATGGGGCTCAACACGCATTTCTACGACCCTCGCGCGCTGGAAAAATCCATCAGCCGCTTGCGTGGGAAAATCAAGGACGTGTACGGTACGAACGCCATACAGAGCATTCGCGGGTATGGCTACCGTCTGATGAGGGGGTTGATCTCGACCGCCTGA
- a CDS encoding winged helix-turn-helix domain-containing protein — protein sequence METSTTLPRKYFVVVTNNSASQRELESILSSERFNSFGTSQAQMFVEGVASPSSTPTLMEFTYPRGTRKSVARSIEHDTQRILATLESEWLAAQSVNSFQNTPATEDAGFIEGNVPCTEAWHLDNDQGALVKEGVEISLTGLETALVRKMLHHEERVVSRDDLILSIGREPEQYRGLEMCLSRLQDKFKSASNGERLFRAVRNRGYCLIQEVVA from the coding sequence ATGGAAACCAGTACAACCCTCCCACGCAAATATTTTGTTGTCGTGACCAATAACTCTGCGTCGCAACGTGAACTCGAGAGCATTCTCTCCAGCGAGCGTTTCAATTCGTTCGGTACGTCCCAGGCACAAATGTTTGTTGAAGGTGTTGCTTCGCCCTCTTCCACTCCCACGCTCATGGAGTTCACTTACCCACGCGGCACAAGGAAAAGCGTCGCTCGCAGTATTGAACACGATACACAGCGCATATTGGCCACCCTCGAATCCGAGTGGCTGGCGGCACAATCGGTAAACTCGTTCCAGAATACGCCGGCAACAGAAGACGCCGGCTTCATTGAAGGCAATGTTCCCTGCACAGAGGCCTGGCATCTGGACAATGACCAGGGCGCACTCGTCAAGGAAGGTGTCGAGATCAGCCTCACCGGCCTCGAAACCGCACTGGTCAGAAAGATGCTGCACCACGAAGAACGCGTTGTCAGTCGCGACGATCTGATCCTCAGCATCGGCCGGGAACCGGAACAATATCGCGGACTGGAAATGTGCCTGAGCCGTCTTCAAGACAAGTTCAAAAGTGCCAGCAATGGTGAACGGCTGTTTCGTGCCGTGCGCAATCGTGGTTATTGCCTGATCCAGGAAGTTGTTGCCTGA
- a CDS encoding undecaprenyl-phosphate glucose phosphotransferase gives MDLTLRINRNTGLKGLTFWGQWALAQCFIVSLLFVLAEQHTGTVEFYYRMCTMLAVLASVPAYTFSGAYRKRDNYLTGLGRLLMGWSMTMAGLTFIAFICKADELFSRQVILDWAVYGFLGQALLYAPLHAFSKYYQRSRKSEHKTLIVGTGELALGLAKKLSEHENLPLVGLVSNGTLPALDADAPRVVGDQENLLELIKRHDIRRLYITLSLSEAAKIEAMYVDLLDANVDVVWVPDLNSLTLLNHSVKVVDGLPAIYLNESPLTSRPTAALSKSLMEKSVALLAIILLSPVLLLISLAVKLSSPGPVFFKQDRHGWNGKVIQVWKFRSMRVHDDREVKQASRNDSRITAVGRFIRRTSLDELPQLFNVLQGHMALVGPRPHAVAHNNYYSGKILAYMARHRIKPGITGLAQISGCRGETDTLDKMEKRVEIDLKYINNWSLWLDVKILVKTPFTLLSKDIY, from the coding sequence ATGGATCTCACTCTACGTATCAACCGAAACACCGGCCTCAAGGGACTTACCTTCTGGGGCCAATGGGCGCTGGCACAGTGCTTTATTGTTTCACTGTTATTTGTATTGGCTGAGCAGCACACGGGAACGGTCGAGTTCTATTACCGGATGTGCACCATGCTGGCCGTGCTGGCTTCGGTTCCGGCCTACACGTTCAGCGGCGCCTACCGAAAGCGCGATAACTACCTGACCGGCCTCGGACGGCTGCTGATGGGCTGGTCGATGACCATGGCCGGGCTGACGTTCATCGCGTTCATTTGCAAGGCCGACGAGCTGTTTTCGCGCCAGGTGATTCTTGACTGGGCGGTGTACGGCTTCTTGGGTCAAGCGCTGCTGTATGCGCCGCTGCATGCGTTTTCGAAGTACTACCAGCGTTCCCGCAAAAGCGAGCACAAGACCCTGATCGTCGGCACCGGCGAACTGGCCCTGGGCCTGGCGAAGAAGCTCAGCGAACACGAAAACCTGCCGCTGGTGGGTCTGGTCAGCAACGGCACCCTGCCCGCTCTGGACGCCGATGCTCCACGGGTCGTCGGCGATCAGGAAAACTTGCTGGAGCTGATCAAACGCCACGATATCCGCCGCCTGTACATCACGCTGTCGCTGTCCGAAGCGGCGAAGATCGAAGCGATGTATGTCGATCTGCTGGATGCCAACGTCGATGTGGTCTGGGTGCCGGATCTGAACAGCCTGACGCTGCTCAACCACTCGGTAAAAGTCGTGGACGGCCTACCGGCGATCTACCTCAATGAAAGCCCGCTGACCAGCCGCCCGACCGCCGCCCTGAGCAAAAGCCTGATGGAAAAAAGCGTCGCGCTGCTGGCGATCATCCTGTTGAGCCCGGTGCTGCTGCTGATCTCGCTGGCGGTCAAGCTCAGCTCGCCGGGCCCGGTGTTCTTCAAGCAGGATCGCCATGGCTGGAACGGCAAGGTGATTCAGGTCTGGAAGTTCCGCTCGATGCGCGTCCACGATGACCGTGAAGTCAAACAGGCCAGCCGCAACGATTCGCGCATCACCGCCGTCGGGCGCTTTATCCGCCGCACTTCGCTGGATGAACTGCCGCAACTGTTCAATGTGCTGCAAGGTCACATGGCCTTGGTTGGCCCGCGTCCGCACGCCGTGGCGCACAACAACTATTACTCGGGCAAGATCCTCGCTTACATGGCGCGTCACCGAATCAAACCGGGCATCACTGGCCTGGCGCAGATCAGCGGCTGCCGTGGCGAGACCGACACTCTCGACAAGATGGAGAAGCGTGTCGAGATCGACCTCAAGTACATCAACAACTGGTCGCTGTGGCTGGATGTGAAGATTCTGGTGAAGACGCCGTTTACCCTGTTGTCGAAGGATATTTACTGA
- a CDS encoding YjbH domain-containing protein has protein sequence MNLRFAAVLLLPCGLVHAEPRITQGDFGGTGLLQTPTARMSPAGELSVNANRTEPYSRYSVSLQPLDWLEGSFRYTAITNRPYGPESMSGNQSYKDKAVDVKVRLWEETHWAPDVALGFRDVGGTGLFASEFLVANKRYDNLDFSAGIAWGYIGNRGDIDNPFGYLDDRFKTRPSLKGTGDVNAGSYFRGQPSFFGGVSYQTPWDRLSLKLEYEGNDYKHEPKDNVIKQDSPINLGAVFKVTDSLDVSAAWERGNTAMFGVTFHTNFASRKAPAKTFDPPPEPLPAKAPSTSMDQVDWANVSQRLQQNAGYRVERIAQRDSELIVYGEQQRYFHSSKAVGRASRVLDNSVNDDIDWFTLVNKRYDLPLEETSVPRQTFREVINNEEPLQTLHRTTEVNPAMPHNEKTLYTQPLQHFSYGAGLGFKQNVGGPDGLLYQFSADLDAEFRFNRNTWWSGMLSQNLTNNFDKFKYDAPSGLPRVRTDLRQYLTTSDTTMPLFQVSHAEQLDKDLYGMVYGGYLESMFAGVGGEVLFRPTGERWAIGADLNYVRQREFDQGFGLRDYSVLTGHITGYTDLPYETLAAVSVGRYLAGDFGGTLDISREFSNGVRFGAWATITTAGSTEYGEGSFDKGIYLSIPFDEMMSMSTMRRANLVWAPLTRDGGARLSRSFQLHSMTDSREDDMFYRNFGKITE, from the coding sequence TTGAATTTGCGTTTTGCAGCTGTGTTGTTATTGCCGTGCGGCCTGGTCCATGCCGAGCCGCGTATTACCCAGGGCGATTTCGGTGGCACCGGTCTATTGCAGACGCCCACCGCGCGCATGTCCCCGGCCGGCGAGTTGAGCGTCAACGCCAACCGCACCGAGCCCTACAGCCGCTACAGCGTTTCGTTGCAGCCGCTGGACTGGCTCGAAGGTTCGTTTCGCTACACCGCCATCACCAACCGCCCGTACGGCCCGGAATCCATGAGCGGCAACCAGAGCTATAAGGACAAGGCGGTCGACGTCAAAGTCCGGCTCTGGGAGGAAACCCATTGGGCGCCCGACGTCGCTCTGGGCTTCCGGGACGTCGGCGGTACGGGTTTGTTCGCCAGTGAATTCCTGGTGGCCAACAAGCGCTACGACAACCTGGATTTCAGCGCCGGCATCGCCTGGGGCTACATCGGTAATCGCGGCGACATCGACAACCCGTTCGGCTATCTCGATGATCGCTTCAAGACGCGCCCGTCCCTGAAAGGCACCGGTGACGTCAACGCTGGTTCGTACTTTCGCGGCCAGCCGTCGTTCTTCGGCGGCGTGAGTTACCAGACGCCCTGGGATCGCCTGAGCCTGAAACTCGAATACGAAGGCAACGATTACAAACACGAACCCAAGGACAACGTGATCAAGCAGGACTCGCCGATCAACCTTGGCGCGGTGTTCAAGGTGACGGACTCCCTCGACGTGAGCGCCGCGTGGGAGCGGGGCAACACGGCGATGTTCGGCGTCACCTTCCACACCAATTTCGCCAGCCGCAAGGCGCCGGCCAAGACCTTCGATCCACCGCCGGAACCGCTGCCGGCGAAGGCCCCGAGCACCTCGATGGATCAGGTTGACTGGGCCAATGTTTCGCAACGCCTGCAACAGAATGCGGGCTACCGGGTCGAGCGCATTGCCCAGCGCGATTCCGAATTGATCGTGTACGGTGAGCAGCAGCGCTACTTCCATTCCTCCAAAGCGGTGGGGCGTGCGAGCCGGGTGCTGGACAACAGCGTCAACGACGACATCGACTGGTTCACCCTGGTGAACAAGCGCTACGACCTGCCGCTGGAAGAAACCAGCGTGCCGCGCCAGACCTTCCGCGAAGTGATCAACAACGAAGAACCGCTGCAGACGTTGCACCGCACCACCGAGGTCAACCCGGCGATGCCGCACAACGAGAAGACGCTCTACACCCAGCCGCTGCAGCACTTCAGTTATGGCGCCGGCCTGGGCTTCAAGCAGAACGTCGGTGGCCCGGATGGCTTGCTCTATCAATTCAGTGCGGATCTGGACGCGGAGTTCCGCTTCAACCGCAACACCTGGTGGAGCGGCATGCTCAGCCAGAACCTGACGAACAACTTCGACAAGTTCAAATACGACGCACCCAGCGGCTTGCCGCGTGTGCGCACGGACTTGCGTCAGTACCTGACCACGTCCGACACCACGATGCCGTTATTTCAGGTCAGCCACGCCGAGCAACTGGACAAGGATCTGTACGGCATGGTCTACGGCGGTTATCTGGAGTCGATGTTCGCCGGTGTCGGCGGCGAGGTGCTGTTCCGTCCGACCGGCGAGCGCTGGGCGATCGGTGCGGACCTGAATTACGTGCGTCAGCGTGAATTCGATCAGGGTTTCGGCCTGCGTGATTATTCGGTGCTGACCGGCCATATCACTGGTTACACGGATCTGCCTTACGAAACACTGGCGGCGGTCAGCGTCGGGCGTTATCTGGCCGGCGACTTTGGCGGCACGCTGGATATCTCCCGGGAGTTTTCCAACGGCGTGCGCTTCGGTGCGTGGGCGACCATCACCACGGCGGGCAGTACGGAATACGGAGAAGGTAGCTTCGACAAGGGCATTTATCTGTCGATTCCGTTCGACGAGATGATGAGCATGTCGACCATGCGCCGGGCCAACCTGGTCTGGGCGCCGCTGACCCGTGACGGTGGTGCGAGACTCAGCCGCAGCTTCCAGCTGCACTCCATGACCGATAGCCGTGAAGACGACATGTTCTATCGCAACTTCGGGAAGATTACCGAGTAG
- a CDS encoding capsule biosynthesis GfcC family protein, with protein MKRLRVLSAGLMLLAGASQAAVTVSGDVANPGPVALPPGGRLTDVISEAVPNAEGYWLAGVLLRQSLLEEQTRLKVGVLFDLDVLQRMADLFDRPSRKALAVRMAEDVRQMPVTGRQIADLDPVALEVGFARNIRLDDGDRLIYPQRVDEVEVLGAVAGTCRLPYQPLLEAREYLSSCVLLEDDADADYLWLIQPNGVSRRVGIAHWNRESGQFPVAGSKILVPLKNDDLDPPIPELNQQLAEFIATQLAEVVR; from the coding sequence ATGAAGCGCTTGAGGGTTCTGTCGGCGGGTTTGATGTTGCTTGCCGGCGCAAGTCAGGCGGCGGTCACGGTCAGCGGCGATGTGGCCAACCCCGGGCCGGTAGCGTTGCCGCCGGGCGGCCGTTTGACCGATGTGATCAGCGAGGCTGTGCCTAACGCCGAGGGTTACTGGCTGGCCGGTGTGCTGCTGCGTCAGTCATTGCTGGAGGAGCAGACCCGGCTCAAGGTCGGCGTGCTGTTCGATCTGGACGTGTTGCAGCGCATGGCCGATCTGTTCGACCGACCGAGCCGCAAAGCCCTGGCGGTGCGCATGGCCGAGGACGTGCGGCAGATGCCGGTCACCGGGCGCCAGATCGCGGACCTGGACCCGGTGGCGCTGGAAGTCGGCTTCGCCCGCAACATTCGTCTGGACGATGGCGATCGCCTGATCTACCCGCAGCGGGTCGACGAAGTGGAAGTGCTCGGCGCCGTCGCCGGGACCTGCCGGCTGCCTTATCAACCGTTGCTCGAGGCCCGTGAATACCTCAGCAGTTGCGTGCTGCTGGAGGACGATGCCGACGCCGATTACCTGTGGCTGATCCAGCCCAACGGGGTTTCGCGGCGCGTTGGCATTGCTCACTGGAATCGTGAGAGCGGGCAGTTTCCCGTTGCCGGCAGCAAGATTCTGGTGCCGTTGAAAAACGATGATCTGGATCCGCCTATCCCTGAGCTGAATCAGCAGTTGGCCGAATTTATTGCCACGCAGTTGGCTGAGGTGGTTCGTTGA
- a CDS encoding YjbF family lipoprotein, translating into MKTLNVGVCLMAALLLGGCNPLMVASVTNLKSAVVGPDDIDVTPAQVAEVNYPQLKLTTPSGSGVLALVRKRDDLQFWVASGKQVLLLRDGLAVRSIGLGAEGDLDGTRLSDASPFKRGLQHVTDGQTSQRWIDLYKGQEVGLIVNSRFTRKSVETLKILNKEYAVLRVDERIDVPAIGLRATNRYWVDPVDGFIVQSEQQLTSQLRVKIVQLTPDRRHLP; encoded by the coding sequence TTGAAAACCTTGAATGTTGGCGTCTGCCTGATGGCGGCCTTGTTGCTGGGTGGCTGTAATCCGCTGATGGTTGCGTCGGTGACCAACCTCAAGTCGGCGGTGGTCGGCCCGGATGATATCGACGTGACGCCGGCCCAGGTGGCCGAGGTCAATTATCCGCAACTCAAACTCACCACGCCGTCCGGTTCCGGTGTGCTGGCGCTGGTGCGCAAGCGCGATGACCTGCAGTTCTGGGTGGCGTCCGGCAAGCAGGTCCTGCTGCTGCGCGACGGTCTCGCGGTGCGCAGCATCGGCTTGGGCGCGGAGGGTGATCTGGACGGCACGCGGCTGTCCGATGCCTCGCCGTTCAAACGCGGTCTGCAACACGTTACCGATGGCCAGACCAGCCAGCGCTGGATCGATCTCTACAAGGGCCAGGAAGTCGGGCTGATCGTCAACAGCCGCTTCACCCGCAAATCCGTGGAAACCCTGAAGATTCTGAACAAGGAATACGCCGTGCTGCGTGTCGATGAACGTATCGACGTCCCGGCCATCGGCCTGCGGGCGACCAACCGTTATTGGGTGGATCCGGTGGACGGTTTCATTGTGCAGAGCGAGCAGCAACTGACCTCGCAACTGCGAGTGAAGATCGTGCAACTGACCCCTGATCGCAGGCATCTGCCATGA
- a CDS encoding polysaccharide biosynthesis/export family protein → MFSPGQHLSTFGITRQGASESSRVELIPITPKLISMNRATQKRESVPTELLATPAEYRIGNNDVLYITVWDHPELTAPSGAQQQIDANGRLVRSDGTLYYPYIKEVQAAGRTIQQLRDDIEQRLSAFIAEPQVDVAVLRFASQKVVVTGAVAKAGPQAISTNPLSVVEALGSAGIDTNNADLSGLLLTRNGRVYPLNLDTLNQQDSELQNVYLQGGDKLYLPYNDNKRIYVMGEVNQPRALSFKTATMNLSDVLGSVGGLSQTTANGNAVYVIRGVENLDVEPAKIYQLEAESPTAMVLATHFEVRPQDVVYVGPANVTRWNRLISQLVPSASIVGTGASAAKNWSEFTNNSK, encoded by the coding sequence ATGTTTTCCCCCGGTCAACACCTGAGCACCTTTGGCATTACCCGCCAGGGCGCCAGTGAAAGCAGCCGGGTCGAGTTGATTCCGATCACCCCCAAGCTGATCTCCATGAACCGCGCCACGCAGAAGCGTGAGTCAGTGCCCACGGAATTGCTGGCGACGCCGGCCGAGTACCGCATCGGCAACAACGACGTGCTGTACATCACTGTGTGGGATCACCCCGAGCTGACCGCGCCGTCGGGTGCGCAGCAGCAGATCGACGCCAACGGCCGTCTGGTGCGCTCCGACGGCACGCTGTATTACCCGTACATCAAGGAAGTCCAGGCCGCCGGCCGGACCATCCAGCAACTGCGCGACGACATCGAACAACGGCTGTCGGCGTTCATCGCCGAGCCGCAAGTGGACGTGGCCGTGTTGCGTTTCGCCAGCCAGAAAGTCGTGGTCACCGGTGCGGTCGCCAAGGCTGGCCCGCAAGCGATTTCCACCAACCCGCTGAGCGTGGTCGAAGCCCTCGGTTCGGCGGGGATCGACACCAACAATGCCGACCTGTCCGGCTTGTTGCTGACGCGCAACGGGCGGGTCTATCCGCTGAATCTGGATACCCTCAATCAACAGGATTCCGAGTTGCAGAACGTCTACCTCCAGGGTGGCGACAAACTGTACCTGCCGTACAACGACAACAAGCGCATCTACGTGATGGGCGAGGTCAACCAGCCGCGCGCCCTGAGCTTCAAGACGGCGACCATGAACCTGTCCGACGTGCTCGGCTCGGTCGGCGGCCTGAGCCAGACCACCGCCAACGGCAATGCCGTGTACGTCATTCGCGGGGTGGAAAACCTCGATGTCGAACCGGCAAAAATCTATCAACTGGAAGCCGAATCGCCCACCGCCATGGTCCTCGCCACGCACTTCGAAGTGCGCCCCCAGGACGTTGTTTATGTAGGGCCTGCCAACGTGACTCGCTGGAACCGTCTGATCAGCCAGTTGGTGCCGTCGGCATCGATTGTCGGCACCGGCGCTTCCGCTGCGAAGAACTGGAGCGAATTCACCAACAACAGCAAATAA
- the galE gene encoding UDP-glucose 4-epimerase GalE, whose protein sequence is MKILVTGGAGYIGSHTTLALLEAGYEVVVLDNLCNSSDAALHAVEGICGKSALMIRGDVCDRALLDRIFQQHSIDAVLHFAGLKAVGESVRKPLEYYETNVSGSITLCQAMAAAGVFRLVFSSSATVYGEPEQMPIREDFPTGIPTNPYGQSKLIVENVLRDLSQAEPRWSIALLRYFNPIGAHDSGHMGEDPSGIPNNLLPYISQVAVGSLQELSVFGDDYPTADGTGVRDYIHVVDLADGHLKALQAIDGRTGIHTWNLGTGDGYSVMQVLRAFEQACGKPVPFRVMPRRSGDIAESWADASKAEKELGWKATRNLQDMVTDTWRWQSNHPNGYLE, encoded by the coding sequence ATGAAGATTCTGGTAACGGGTGGCGCCGGGTATATCGGCTCGCACACCACACTCGCATTGCTTGAAGCAGGTTATGAAGTTGTCGTTCTGGATAATCTTTGCAACAGCAGCGACGCGGCACTCCACGCCGTGGAAGGCATTTGCGGCAAAAGTGCACTGATGATTCGCGGCGATGTGTGCGACCGGGCGTTGCTGGACCGGATATTCCAGCAGCATTCAATTGACGCCGTCCTGCATTTTGCCGGGCTTAAAGCGGTCGGCGAGAGCGTGCGCAAGCCGCTCGAGTATTACGAAACCAACGTCAGCGGCAGCATCACGCTGTGCCAGGCGATGGCGGCGGCGGGGGTCTTCCGGCTGGTGTTCAGTTCTTCGGCCACTGTTTACGGCGAGCCTGAGCAGATGCCGATCCGCGAGGATTTTCCTACCGGCATTCCGACCAATCCCTACGGCCAATCCAAGCTGATCGTCGAAAACGTGCTGCGTGACCTGAGCCAGGCCGAGCCGCGCTGGAGCATCGCGCTGCTGCGTTACTTCAACCCGATCGGCGCCCATGACAGCGGCCACATGGGCGAAGACCCGAGCGGCATCCCCAATAACCTGCTGCCGTACATCAGCCAGGTAGCGGTCGGCAGCCTCCAGGAGTTGTCGGTCTTCGGCGACGACTACCCCACGGCAGACGGCACCGGCGTGCGCGATTACATCCACGTCGTCGATCTGGCGGACGGGCACCTGAAGGCCTTGCAGGCCATCGACGGGCGCACCGGTATTCATACCTGGAACCTCGGCACCGGCGACGGTTACAGCGTGATGCAAGTGCTGCGAGCCTTCGAACAGGCGTGCGGCAAGCCAGTGCCGTTTCGGGTGATGCCACGGCGTTCGGGCGATATTGCCGAGAGTTGGGCCGACGCTTCCAAAGCGGAAAAAGAACTGGGCTGGAAAGCCACACGCAACTTGCAGGACATGGTTACCGATACCTGGCGCTGGCAGTCGAATCATCCTAACGGCTATCTGGAATGA